The Lycium barbarum isolate Lr01 chromosome 12, ASM1917538v2, whole genome shotgun sequence genome includes a region encoding these proteins:
- the LOC132621299 gene encoding peroxidase 72-like: MAQFMSFFTVVVLLAVAPICLSTKTYGGYLFPQFYDRSCPQAKEIVKSIVAKAVAKEARMAASLLRLHFHDCFVKGCDASLLLDSNGSIISEKRSNPNRNSARGFEVIDEIKKALEKECPQTVSCADILALAARDSTVLAGGPNWDVPLGRRDSRDASISGSNYNIPAPNNTFQTILTKFKLKGLDIVDLVALSGSHTIGNARCTSFRQRLYNQSGNSLPDSTLEQSYAAQLRTRCPRSGGDQTLFVMDFVSPIKFDNSYFKNLLASKGLLNSDQVLVTKNQESLALVKQYAENSELFFEHFAKSMVKMGNISPLTGSRGEIRKNCRKVNS, translated from the exons ATGGCTCAATTTATGAGCTTCTTCACGGTCGTTGTTCTCCTTGCTGTTGCACCAATTTGTCTCTCTACTAAAACTTATGGTGGTTACTTATTCCCACAATTTTATGACCGATCATGTCCCCAAGCAAAAGAAATTGTCAAGTCTATTGTTGCCAAGGCCGTAGCTAAAGAGGCTCGAATGGCTGCTTCATTGTTGAGGCTGCATTTCCACGATTGCTTTGTCAAG GGGTGTGATGCATCTCTACTTCTTGACAGCAATGGAAGCATAATTAGTGAGAAGAGATCAAATCCCAACAGGAATTCAGCTCGTGGATTTGAAGTGATTGATGAAATTAAGAAGGCATTGGAGAAGGAGTGCCCTCAAACTGTCTCTTGTGCAGACATCTTGGCACTAGCTGCAAGGGATTCAACTGTTTTA GCTGGTGGACCAAATTGGGATGTACCATTAGGAAGAAGAGACTCCAGAGATGCCAGTATAAGTGGCTCCAACTATAACATCCCTGCTCCAAACAACACATTTCAAACCATTCTCACTAAATTCAAGTTAAAAGGGCTTGATATTGTTGACCTTGTAGCTTTATCCG GAAGCCACACCATTGGTAATGCCAGATGCACCAGCTTCAGGCAGAGACTCTACAACCAGTCAGGAAACAGTTTACCAGACTCTACACTGGAACAGTCATATGCTGCCCAATTGCGCACTAGGTGCCCAAGATCTGGTGGTGACCAAACTTTATTTGTCATGGACTTTGTCTCCCCAATAAAATTTGATAACAGCTACTTCAAGAACTTGTTGGCATCAAAGGGACTGTTGAACTCAGACCAAGTCCTTGTGACTAAGAATCAAGAATCACTAGCATTGGTGAAACAGTATGCAGAGAACAGTGAGCTTTTCTTCGAGCATTTCGCGAAATCTATGGTTAAGATGGGAAATATTTCACCTTTGACGGGTTCCAGGGGAGAAATCAGGAAGAATTGCAGGAAGGTTAACTCCTAA
- the LOC132622239 gene encoding protein RTE1-HOMOLOG isoform X2 — translation MVPEVDPDDHALMIEENHPHTMLIDSKRDRFPCCIVWSPLPVLSWFIPFIGHIGICREDGVILDFAGPNFVSVDNFTFGAPTHYFQISKEQNHDETGSNDDTWESALRKSIQEFQHRSYSIFTCNCHSFVANGLNRLGFQAGGWNVVNLAIFIFLKGRWVNKTSIVKTYLPPLVVLGLGLIFGGGTFLTYLMIFMFVLIGWFLLGTYCFKKLIHV, via the exons ATGGTTCCTGAGGTAGATCCAGATGATCATGCTCTGATGATTGAAGAAAATCATCCGCATACGATGCTAATTGATTCAAAAAGAGATCGCTTTCCGTGCTGCATTGTATGGTCACCGCTTCCTGTCCTGTCTTGGTTTATCCCCTTTATTGGGCATATAGGTATTTGTAGGGAGGATGGCGTAATCTTGGACTTTGCAGGCCCAAACTTTGTGTCTGTTGACAATTTCACATTTGGGGCACCAACTCACTATTTCCAAATAAGCAAAGAGCAG AACCATGATGAAACTGGAAGCAATGATGACACTTGGGAATCTGCCTTACGGAAGAGCATTCAAGAATTCCAACACCGATCTTACAGCATTTTCACTTGCAACTGCCACTCTTTTGTAGCTAATGGTTTAAACAGGCTGGGGTTTCAGGCTGGTGGATGGAATGTAGTCAACTTGGCCATTTTCATTTTTCTCAAGGGACGTTGGGTAAATAAAACATCTATTGTTAAAACCTATTTACCGCCTCTCGTTGTGCTTGGTTTAGGACTCATCTTTGGAGGAGGGACTTTCCTTACTTACCTGATGATTTTCATGTTTGTTCTTATTGGTTGGTTTCTCCTCGGTACATACTGTTTCAAGAAGTTAATCCATGTGTAG
- the LOC132622239 gene encoding protein RTE1-HOMOLOG isoform X1: MVPEVDPDDHALMIEENHPHTMLIDSKRDRFPCCIVWSPLPVLSWFIPFIGHIGICREDGVILDFAGPNFVSVDNFTFGAPTHYFQISKEQCCCISPYSADEHTGEYAQNHDETGSNDDTWESALRKSIQEFQHRSYSIFTCNCHSFVANGLNRLGFQAGGWNVVNLAIFIFLKGRWVNKTSIVKTYLPPLVVLGLGLIFGGGTFLTYLMIFMFVLIGWFLLGTYCFKKLIHV, encoded by the exons ATGGTTCCTGAGGTAGATCCAGATGATCATGCTCTGATGATTGAAGAAAATCATCCGCATACGATGCTAATTGATTCAAAAAGAGATCGCTTTCCGTGCTGCATTGTATGGTCACCGCTTCCTGTCCTGTCTTGGTTTATCCCCTTTATTGGGCATATAGGTATTTGTAGGGAGGATGGCGTAATCTTGGACTTTGCAGGCCCAAACTTTGTGTCTGTTGACAATTTCACATTTGGGGCACCAACTCACTATTTCCAAATAAGCAAAGAGCAG TGCTGCTGCATTTCTCCTTATTCAGCTGATGAACATACCGGTGAATATGCCCAGAACCATGATGAAACTGGAAGCAATGATGACACTTGGGAATCTGCCTTACGGAAGAGCATTCAAGAATTCCAACACCGATCTTACAGCATTTTCACTTGCAACTGCCACTCTTTTGTAGCTAATGGTTTAAACAGGCTGGGGTTTCAGGCTGGTGGATGGAATGTAGTCAACTTGGCCATTTTCATTTTTCTCAAGGGACGTTGGGTAAATAAAACATCTATTGTTAAAACCTATTTACCGCCTCTCGTTGTGCTTGGTTTAGGACTCATCTTTGGAGGAGGGACTTTCCTTACTTACCTGATGATTTTCATGTTTGTTCTTATTGGTTGGTTTCTCCTCGGTACATACTGTTTCAAGAAGTTAATCCATGTGTAG
- the LOC132621298 gene encoding D-2-hydroxyglutarate dehydrogenase, mitochondrial, whose product MEDWKVTYRLLTHCKHFFHRRSTPIFHYSIPFCTSGCRYHFNQSPELEKPYIGNYQQEFQTFKHPLVSLGMNQWNICRSQYRCFASQATIIQRRPDFSTISSEDLSYFKNLLGERGVVQDAETLDAVNTDWMRKYKGSSKLMLQPRTAEEVSQVLKYCNSRGLAVVPQGGNTGLVGGSVPAFDEVIVSMSHMNKIISFDKVSGILVCEAGCILENLIAFLDNQGFVMPLDLGAKGSCQIGGNVSTNAGGLRLLRYGSLHGSVLGLEVVLANGTVLDMLGTLRKDNTGYDLKHLFIGSEGSLGIVTKVSILTPPKLSSVNVCFLACKDYASCLKLLLEAKWKLGEILSAFEFLDHDAMDLVLKHLEGVRNPFPSSMQNFYVLIETTGSSESYDREKLDAFLLHSMENDLISDGVVAQDITQASSCWHIREGIPEALMKAGGVYKYDLSIPVEKMYDLVEEMRVRLDASAKVVAYGHLGDGNLHLNISTPQYDDNILSEIEPFVYEWTSKHKGSISAEHGLGLMKANKIHYTKSTETVQLMATIKKLLDPNGILNPYKVLPPSLFTKS is encoded by the exons ATGGAGGACTGGAAAGTGACCTATCGTTTACTTACACACTGCAAACACTTTTTTCATCGCCGATCAACCCCTATTTTCCACTATTCAATACCATTTTGCACCTCAG GTTGTAGGTATCATTTTAACCAATCTCCTGAGTTGGAAAAACCTTATATTGGTAATTATCAACAAGAATTTCAAACATTTAAACATCCCCTAGTATCTCTGGGTATGAATCAGTGGAACATATGCAGAAGCCAGTATAGATGTTTTGCTTCTCAGGCCACCATTATTCAGCGAAGACCTGATTTTTCAACAATAAGCTCAGAAGACTTGAGCTATTTCAAGAATTTATTAGGGGAAAGAGGGGTGGTTCAGGATGCGGAGACACTGGATGCTGTGAACACGGATTGGATGAGAAAATACAAGGGCAGCAGTAAGCTTATGCTCCAACCTAGGACAGCAGAGGAG GTATCTCAGGTTCTTAAATATTGCAATTCAAGAGGCCTGGCTGTTGTTCCTCAAGGGGGGAATACAGGTCTTGTGGGAGGAAGTGTACCTGCTTTTGATGAG GTGATTGTCAGTATGAGTCATATGAATAAAATCATTTCTTTTGACAAG GTTAGCGGCATACTGGTTTGTGAGGCAGGATGCATTTTGGAAAACCTCATCGCTTTTCTGGATAACCAAGG GTTTGTTATGCCACTAGATTTAGGTGCTAAAGGAAGCTGCCAAATTGGTGGAAACGTCTCTACTAATGCTGGTGGCTTGCGACTTCTCCGCTATGGTTCACTGCATGGCAGTGTCCTTG GTCTTGAAGTGGTTTTAGCAAATGGAACGGTGCTTGATATGCTCGGCACTTTACGAAAAGATAACACTGGATATGACTTGAAACATTTATTTATAG GGAGTGAAGGATCCTTGGGAATTGTAACAAAGGTTTCCATTCTCACTCCTCCAAAGTTGTCCTCTGTAAATGTATGCTTTCTTGCTTGTAAGGATTATGCAAGCTGCCTG AAACTTTTGTTAGAGGCAAAGTGGAAACTTGGAGAAATTCTTTCTGCATTTGAATTCCTTGATCATGACGCAATGGATCTG GTCCTGAAACATCTAGAAGGTGTCCGTAATCCATTTCCGTCGTCAATGCAAAACTTTTATGTTCTGATCGAGACAACGGGCAGTAGTGAGTCTTATGATAG AGAGAAACTAGATGCCTTCTTGCTTCACTCAATGGAAAATGACTTGATAAGTGATGGAGTTGTTGCACAAGATATAACTCAGGCATCTTCTTGCTGGCATATTCGTGAG GGTATTCCAGAAGCTTTGATGAAGGCAGGAGGTGTATATAAATATGATTTGTCAATACCGGTTGAAAAGATGTATGATCTTGTTGAGGAAATGAGAGTCCGACTTG ATGCTTCAGCAAAAGTTGTTGCTTATGGTCACCTTGGGGATGGAAACTTACATCTAAATATCTCAACTCCTCAGTATGATGATAAC ATATTATCAGAGATCGAGCCTTTCGTTTATGAATGGACTTCTAAGCACAAAGGGAGTATTAGTGCCGAACATGGCCTTGGACTGATGAAAGCCAATAAGATCCATTACACCAAGTCAACTGAAACT GTGCAATTAATGGCTACCATTAAGAAGCTACTGGACCCAAATGGAATTCTGAACCCATATAAAGTTCTACCGCCTTCCCTTTTCACAAAAAGCTGA